A genomic window from Maylandia zebra isolate NMK-2024a linkage group LG20, Mzebra_GT3a, whole genome shotgun sequence includes:
- the tmbim6 gene encoding putative Bax inhibitor 1 translates to MNVFDRSINIDALFKFSQISHSTQVHLKNVYSSLAVCMFVAAAGSYVHVVTRLFQGGVLSVLGSLGLMFWLAMTPHNPETEKKRLAILAGFAFLTGVGLGPTLDFVISVNPSIIVTAFMGTSVIFICFTLSALYAKRRTYLFLGGTLMSGLSLLFLMSLMNMFFGSMVLFKAHMYLGLLIMCGFVLFDTQLIIEKAENGDKDYVWHCVDLFLDFITIFRKLMVILAMNDKDKKKEKK, encoded by the exons ATGAACGTGTTTGACCGCAGCATCAACATTGATGCCCTCTTCAAGTTCTCCCAAAT ATCTCATTCCACCCAGGTGCACTTGAAGAATGTGTACTCAAGCTTGGCAGTTTGTATGTTTGTGGCCGCTGCCGGCTCCTATGTCCATGTCGTCACACGCCTCTTTCAG GGTGGTGTGCTGTCTGTGCTTGGATCCCTGGGGTTGATGTTCTGGCTTGCCATGACCCCCCACAACCCTGAGACAGAGAAGAAGAGACTGGCTATCCTCGCAGGATTTGCCTTCCTCACAG GTGTTGGCCTTGGACCCACACTGGACTTTGTCATCTCTGTCAATCCGAG TATCATTGTGACTGCCTTCATGGGAACCTCTGTGATTTTCATCTGCTTCACTCTCAGCGCCCTCTACGCCAAACGCAGGACCTACCTGTTCCTTGGAG GCACACTCATGTCCGGCCTTTCCCTCCTGTTCCTGATGTCTCTGATGAACATGTTCTTTGGATCTATGGTTCTGTTTAAG GCACACATGTACCTGGGGCTGCTCATCATGTGCGGCTTTGTCCTGTTTGACACTCAGCTCATCATCGAGAAAGCAGAAAATGGGGACAAGGACTACGTCTG gcaCTGTGTGGACTTGTTTCTTGATTTCATCACCATCTTCAGGAAACTGATGGTCATCCTTGCCATGAACGATAAG gacaagaagaaggagaagaagtaA
- the ctdsp2 gene encoding carboxy-terminal domain RNA polymerase II polypeptide A small phosphatase 2 translates to MESSVITQVQKEDVQVSPKTGQVSRSALKQPRSCNIFKALFCCLQAQDGPKSPALPPPPPPPSPSQQGLLESQENGMVVKLSEPNLLPEVTAQDQGKLCVVIDLDETLVHSSFKPISNADFIVPVEIEGTTHQVYVLKRPYVDEFLQRMGELFECVLFTASLAKYADPVTDLLDQGGVFRTRLFRESCVFHQGCYVKDLSRLGRDLHKTLILDNSPASYIFHPNNAIPVVSWFDDVDDAELLNLLPVFEDLSQADNVYTRLDQLRGQ, encoded by the exons ATGGAAAGTTCTGTTATCACCCAAGTGCAAAAAGAAGACGTCCAAGTGTCACCGAAAACAG GCCAGGTGAGCCGGTCTGCCCTGAAACAGCCGCGGAGTTGCAACATCTTCAAAGCGCTTTTCTGTTGCCTCCAAGCTCAGGATGGCCCCAAATCACCAGCACTGCCGCCGCCGCCACCGCCGCCATCACCCTCCCAGCAGGGATTGCTGGAGTCACAGGAAAATGGGATGGTTGTCAAG CTATCTGAACCAAACCTGCTGCCTGAGGTGACGGCCCAGGACCAAGGGAAGCTATGTGTGGTCATAGACCTGGATGAGACCCTGGTGCACAGCTCATTCAAG CCTATTAGTAATGCAGACTTCATCGTGCCTGTGGAGATAGAGGGGACCACACACCAG GTGTATGTGCTGAAGAGGCCGTATGTGGACGAGTTCCTGCAGAGAATGGGCGAATTGTTTGAATGTGTGCTGTTTACAGCCAGTCTTGCTAAG TACGCAGACCCGGTGACGGACCTGCTGGACCAGGGAGGAGTATTCCGGACCCGGTTGTTTCGGGAATCTTGTGTATTCCACCAGGGCTGCTATGTCAAGGATTTAAGCCGCCTAGGCAGAGACCTCCACAAAACCCTCATCCTGGACAACTCTCCTGCCTCTTACATATTCCACCCAAATAATGCT ATTCCGGTGGTGTCGTGGTTTGACGACGTGGATGATGCTGAGCTGCTAAACCTTCTTCCTGTGTTTGAAGATCTTAGCCAAGCTGATAACGTTTACACCCGGCTGGACCAGCTTCGTGGACAATAG